From Malaya genurostris strain Urasoe2022 chromosome 2, Malgen_1.1, whole genome shotgun sequence:
GATTGTACAAAACCATGTTCTACAAAGTAAACATAGTTTCTTTTCGGCTGATGTACAACTGCACTTCAACAACAAACACAATACTGTAAGCTTACTACTGTTCGAGACCATGGAAGTAATGGATTTGAACGTCGAGTACGACCTGACCAAGATATGTCGTTCGTGTCGCCGAGATGATCAGCAATTGCAGTCAATATTCCACTGCGTCGGACAAGAGGGCATAACGCTGCATGAAATGCTCACAAACTGTACTCAAATTCAGGCAAGTCAATTCATCGGTCCTTGCTTTGTTTCATATTTAAATGACATTATTATTCTAGGTTCACTTCAACGACGGAATGCCGCACAATTTGTGTTCGTCGTGCGTCACCGAGATTAATACGGCATATAGATTTCGAAAACGCTACGAACAAAGTGACATGCTACTGAGAGAATACCTCGCTCGTCGTAGGTCGGTGGTGGGTGACAGCACGGACGATGCGTCCGGAGttgttaaaattgaaattttcgacATTAAACCGGAGATAACGTTCATCGAAGCGGATCCGCTGATCGGAGAAAAATGCTTTGTGACTACGTTGGGTAAAATGGCAGCGCCGTTGGGTAGCTTGGCAACGAATGACGATGAAGAGCACATCGAAGAGTTGATAGAGGAAATCAACGACGAAGAACACTATGCCGAACCGGATGTTATTCAGGCTGAAATAGTGGACAACAGCGAGaatgacgatgacgacgacgacgacgaggagGAGGATGTGGTTGATGAGGGCGGAAGTAACGACGGGGATGTGGATTACGATGATGACAGTTTGGATGATATGATTGAGGAGTTGGACGTGGTAAAGCCGAAACGGAAACTGCAGGGAAAAAacaaagggttttcaagaattaAAGGCGGCCGGTATGCGTGCGATGTCTGCGAAAGGATTTTTATGGATAAACGTGGCATAACTAATCACATGAAACTGCACGAGCCAAAAGATTTGAAGCAGTGTACGATTTGTGACCGAGGATTCGCTACAAACTACCATTTGGCAAGGCATATGAAGAGTCACGAAAACGATACACAGTGTGAGCATTGTGAGAAGAAATTTTCCTTTATGGCTTACAACGATTACACCAGACATATGGCCCTGATgcatcccggcaaggatttgattCCACAACGGAAAACTGAAAAACCCGAACGGGAGATTGCATTGAATGCTTTGACGGCCGACATGATTGAAGATAAAGGAAAGATGGAAGCGATCTGTCGGATTTGTGataccacattcgatcgaatagCGGAACTGAGGAATCATTTGAagattcatgcggatccgaaatCGTTTGTCAATGTCAACATTCAAACGAAACCATATCTGTTTGAAGAAGGTTACGTTCTGGAAAACTACTTGGACTATCTGGTGCAGCAGATCTGTAAATGGGACGTCGTACGGTTCTATCAGATTGTGCAACCGGATGGTGAAGAGCTGGAACTAAGTGATTCCGATTCCGAACCTGACGAGGGTGACACACCGGTGGAAGGTATCGTCCGAAGGGAGCATCTTTGCGCTCTTTGCAATCACAGTTTTCCCagaataagcaaaattattgaacaCGCGAGAGATCAGCATCAGGCGCAGGAACTGCTTAGTTGCAGGCATTGTACGAAAGGGTTTCCAAATACCACGCTTCTGGTGCGGCATTTGAAACAACAATGTGAGAATTACCAGAAGAAATTTCTTTGTACTTTTTGCAACGAGAAATTTATGTGGCAAACTAGCCTAAACAAACATGCCCAGCGGAAGCACAAACCTACCAAACCTCTGTGGGAGAAACCGGATGATTTGAACGAAGCCGACGGTAAGGACAAGCAGTACGTCTGTCAGGTTTGTAGTAAAGCTTTCCAGCGACTGGAACATCTGGAGCGCCATATCAAGATTCACATTCCGTCGGAGAAGAAATTCGAATGTACTCAGTGCCATAAGAAGTTCAACCGAAAGGATAACCTCCGGTCGCACATGAAAATTCACAAGAAGGATCCGCAGCTGGATGTCAAGCAGAATCATTTGTGCGTCTACTGTGGGCGCGGCTTCTCCAATTCGTCAAATTTAATCGTTCACATGAGACGACACACTGGCGAGCGACCGTACAAGTGTGACATTTGTGACAAGGTGGGTTGGCTGTGA
This genomic window contains:
- the LOC131430829 gene encoding zinc finger protein 569-like, whose protein sequence is MEVMDLNVEYDLTKICRSCRRDDQQLQSIFHCVGQEGITLHEMLTNCTQIQVHFNDGMPHNLCSSCVTEINTAYRFRKRYEQSDMLLREYLARRRSVVGDSTDDASGVVKIEIFDIKPEITFIEADPLIGEKCFVTTLGKMAAPLGSLATNDDEEHIEELIEEINDEEHYAEPDVIQAEIVDNSENDDDDDDDEEEDVVDEGGSNDGDVDYDDDSLDDMIEELDVVKPKRKLQGKNKGFSRIKGGRYACDVCERIFMDKRGITNHMKLHEPKDLKQCTICDRGFATNYHLARHMKSHENDTQCEHCEKKFSFMAYNDYTRHMALMHPGKDLIPQRKTEKPEREIALNALTADMIEDKGKMEAICRICDTTFDRIAELRNHLKIHADPKSFVNVNIQTKPYLFEEGYVLENYLDYLVQQICKWDVVRFYQIVQPDGEELELSDSDSEPDEGDTPVEGIVRREHLCALCNHSFPRISKIIEHARDQHQAQELLSCRHCTKGFPNTTLLVRHLKQQCENYQKKFLCTFCNEKFMWQTSLNKHAQRKHKPTKPLWEKPDDLNEADGKDKQYVCQVCSKAFQRLEHLERHIKIHIPSEKKFECTQCHKKFNRKDNLRSHMKIHKKDPQLDVKQNHLCVYCGRGFSNSSNLIVHMRRHTGERPYKCDICDKGFPRSSDLQCHRRTHTGEKPCLCTICGKGFSRSNKLVRHMRIHTGARPYTCTYCDRAFTQSNDLTLHIRRHTGEKPYVCGVCNERFIQGTALKAHQRVTGHFDDGSNQPERFASISVNNPNRLGINGPKAVRQGSSAGVSTDDLPKVVKPVKSRKKATTTNTRSPKSQPTSASVLPTESLQTEALPTSAANSAPTSPTVVDHSRANLQNLVGPPHGYGAVPYIMQNYDLASTGLFSQNFSQQ